The genomic window AACGTATTCCCGCTGCTTGGTCCATCTGTTCCCAATCCCACTTTTACACCAGCAGACATTAAATCCCGCACCCTTGCTACACCTTTAGCAGATTTTGTATTAGCACCAATGCAATGAGCTACTTTCACATCATACTTCTGCAACAGCTCAATGTCATGATCGGTCAAATGAATACAATGGGCTGCCACGAGCCTTGAACTTAATACACCAATATCCTCTAAAAATTCAATGGGGGTTTGACCCCGTTCTTTCCGAAATGTTTCCATTTCAAAGTCCATTTCACTTACATGCATCATCCACGGTACATTGTACTTTTTCGATAATATATCTGCCTGCTGAATTACTTCAATGGTATTTGAATACGGAGCATGCGGTGCGATTGATGCTTGAATTTTCTTATTCCCCTGCCATTTCGGCAGAAAACGTTCAGCGTATTGTAAGCCGCCCATCGGCTCCGGCACATCAACCGTGACCGAATCAATGACTGTTTCGGCTAAAAGGGCTCTGGCTTGCATTTCCTCTGCTGCTAGGGCCAATTGATGTTCAAAATAATACATATCAAAAAAAGTCGTTACACCGGCAAGCTGCATTTCAGCAATAGCATATTTTCCGCTCGTGTACGCAAGCTGTTCGTTCATGCATTCATTTTCTAATGGAAATAAGAAGCGGCGTAAACGGTCTGGATAGTCATCACCTAATGAACGAAACGGAATCATGCCGATATGCGTATGCGTATTCACCATGCCGGGCAATAAAATCGCACCTTTAGCATCGATGCATTGATCATAAATAAGACCCATAGGGAAGGAATTCATCGGCCCCACTTCAATAATGTTCTCATCCGCTACTAAATAGCCATGGCGAAATTGTTCCATCCCCTCATTCATCGTTAAAATCCACGCATTTTTGATTACTATTTTCAATTTCCTTCATCCTCTACTAACGGGATCATCATTTGGGAACGTACATTCATCATCCCCTTGTCGGTAA from Bacillus sp. DTU_2020_1000418_1_SI_GHA_SEK_038 includes these protein-coding regions:
- a CDS encoding amidohydrolase, whose translation is MKIVIKNAWILTMNEGMEQFRHGYLVADENIIEVGPMNSFPMGLIYDQCIDAKGAILLPGMVNTHTHIGMIPFRSLGDDYPDRLRRFLFPLENECMNEQLAYTSGKYAIAEMQLAGVTTFFDMYYFEHQLALAAEEMQARALLAETVIDSVTVDVPEPMGGLQYAERFLPKWQGNKKIQASIAPHAPYSNTIEVIQQADILSKKYNVPWMMHVSEMDFEMETFRKERGQTPIEFLEDIGVLSSRLVAAHCIHLTDHDIELLQKYDVKVAHCIGANTKSAKGVARVRDLMSAGVKVGLGTDGPSSGNTLDIFSQMRLFANFHKTHLQDRSAFPAKAIVKLATIEGAKVLGLEEQIGSIEAGKQADFILVETDSVNMFPIYDPYSALVYSSNASNVSDVFIAGKQVVAGKKLVNHDVTALRAELSKAMEQCGFKRRALQAMAEI